The Paenibacillus hexagrammi genome has a window encoding:
- a CDS encoding DnaB helicase C-terminal domain-containing protein, translating into MPTLTTVRSAVKEFDFAEYESADTLKRRLGDFLAKREFSEWMKGLDTSVSFAKVNEAINAKSKEIEAHYGATVDSASNWRTNGNERFGNYQDRETNKRILIPSGFVEIDKSITGKVGGAFTKGDYIVFYGATKRGKSHLVRKATTLPAVRAGYRVLDLCLENERAEIEFMLDSMESADHGVSEINIEGAKVTGGFDRKKLAFGYLDPEQRTMYADWTGSFDESNDKYGDYLIKTFEDEDMDKVDIWKIKSLIQEHKPDMLLVDPIYLTTYPSSSDKTPGAGAQAMSRALRRLATQLGLVIVVTVQATLDDGAVDDEAEELKVPPLKDVKSSKALLEDGTITFGIDSNRQGKALVEIMLSRKGGAGAKIDLQFFPNYGICRSYDEAIRANMERIKATKLF; encoded by the coding sequence ATGCCTACGTTAACTACGGTTCGCTCGGCGGTCAAGGAGTTTGACTTTGCCGAGTATGAATCTGCTGATACACTGAAACGACGCCTAGGCGACTTTCTCGCAAAGAGAGAATTTTCCGAATGGATGAAGGGACTTGATACTTCGGTATCTTTCGCAAAAGTTAACGAAGCGATTAATGCCAAATCTAAGGAGATTGAGGCTCATTACGGAGCTACCGTTGACTCGGCGTCTAACTGGCGGACGAATGGTAACGAGCGCTTCGGAAACTACCAGGATCGCGAGACTAACAAGCGTATTCTCATCCCGAGCGGATTCGTTGAAATAGATAAGTCTATAACTGGCAAGGTGGGCGGAGCTTTCACCAAGGGAGATTACATTGTCTTCTACGGTGCCACAAAGAGAGGTAAATCTCATTTAGTGAGAAAAGCTACGACTCTGCCGGCTGTTCGCGCAGGATACCGTGTATTGGACCTGTGCCTTGAGAATGAACGCGCCGAGATTGAATTTATGTTGGACTCCATGGAATCCGCAGATCACGGTGTTTCTGAAATCAATATCGAGGGAGCTAAGGTAACGGGAGGTTTCGACCGCAAGAAATTGGCGTTCGGATACCTGGATCCAGAACAGCGGACGATGTACGCAGATTGGACGGGCAGCTTCGATGAGAGCAACGATAAGTACGGTGACTATCTCATCAAAACGTTTGAGGACGAGGATATGGATAAAGTGGATATTTGGAAAATCAAATCGCTGATCCAAGAACACAAGCCCGATATGTTGCTTGTAGATCCCATCTACTTGACTACTTACCCATCATCTAGCGACAAGACGCCTGGTGCCGGTGCTCAAGCGATGAGCCGCGCACTACGCCGACTGGCTACGCAATTAGGCTTGGTCATCGTTGTTACCGTGCAAGCTACGCTTGACGACGGCGCGGTGGATGATGAGGCCGAGGAGTTAAAGGTTCCTCCGTTGAAAGACGTTAAGTCCTCGAAAGCCCTACTGGAAGACGGCACAATCACGTTCGGAATCGATTCGAACCGGCAAGGCAAAGCACTGGTCGAGATCATGCTAAGTCGTAAAGGCGGTGCCGGCGCAAAGATCGACTTGCAATTCTTCCCTAATTACGGTATCTGTCGGAGCTACGACGAGGC
- a CDS encoding 3D domain-containing protein, translating to MLPRLLLTLSILIAATGLQPYDAMAPSAPPQEIVAVVNEESATQVETESYLVTAYSQGVTTANGDHVTEGVTIACPRELPFGTQIYVPSMDHTYTCQDRGGMIRGKHIDIYVTSERRALKFGKQTLDIQIIGG from the coding sequence ATGTTACCCCGATTACTATTAACACTGTCGATACTCATTGCAGCGACCGGGTTGCAGCCATACGATGCTATGGCACCATCGGCACCGCCACAAGAGATTGTCGCTGTGGTTAATGAAGAATCGGCTACTCAAGTCGAAACTGAATCTTACCTAGTGACCGCTTATTCGCAAGGTGTGACGACGGCCAACGGGGATCACGTTACCGAGGGCGTAACGATTGCTTGCCCAAGAGAATTGCCGTTCGGAACCCAAATCTACGTACCAAGTATGGATCACACGTACACTTGCCAAGATCGCGGTGGAATGATCCGCGGCAAACACATCGATATATACGTAACTTCTGAACGCCGTGCGCTCAAGTTCGGCAAACAAACTTTGGATATTCAAATCATAGGGGGCTAA